CTCGAAGCCTGCGGGCTCACCGGTGTGCACGAGGTACGGCCGGCCGCTGATGTCGACCACGGCCTGCGCCAGCGCCTCGTCGAGCGGGACGAGCGCGTCGCCGTATCGAGCGATGCCCGATTTGTCGCCCAGCGCCTGACGGATGGCCTGCCCCAGCACGATCGAGGTGTCCTCGACGGTGTGGTGGGCGTCGATGTGGGTGTCACCGGTCGCGCGCACCCGCAGATCGGTCAGCGAGTGCTTCGCGAAGGCGGTGAGCATGTGATCGAAGAACGGGACGGTGGTCTGGATGTCGCTCGCCCCGCGGCCGTCGAGGTCGAGCTCGAGCTCGACACGGGATTCGCTCGTCTCGCGGAGGATCGAGGCGGTGCGGAGCGAGGAGGGGCCGGTCATGACCGCGATCCTACCGAGGCGAGGGCGTCGAGGAATGCGGTGGTCTCGTCCTCGGTGCCGGCGGAAACGCGCAGGTGGTGGGCGATACCGACGTCGCGGATGAGCACGCCGCGGTCGTACAGCGCCCTCCAGGTGGCCGCGGGGTCGTCGACCCCTCCGAACAGCACGAAGTTGGTCCAGGACTCGTGCGCGGTGTACCCGAGCGCCGACACGGTGGCCGAGATGCGATCGCGCTGAGCGACGATCTCGTCGACCATCGCGAGCATGGTGTCGGCGTGGCCGAGGGCGGCGGTCGCTGCGGCCTGGGTGAGGGCACTCAGGTGGTAGGGCAGACGCACCAGCCGCAGGGCGTCGACGAACGCGGGGTCGGCCGCGAGATAGCCCACGCGCGCTCCGGCGAACGCGAAGGCCTTGCTCATCGTGCGGGAGACCACCAGGCGCGGGCGTCCGGCCAGCAGCGTCACCGCGGACGGCTCATCGCGCGGCGCGAACTCCTCGTACGCCTCGTCCACGATCACGACTCCATCGGTCGCGTCGTAGACGGCTTCGACCACGTCGAGGCGGAGCGGGGTGCCCGTGGGGTTGTTGGGCGCGCACAGGAAGACGATGTCGGGGCGCTGCTCGCGCACCTGCAAGGCCGCGAATTCGGGGCTCAACGCGAAGTCGTGCTCGCGCTCACCGGCGACCCACCGGGCGCCCGTGGCCCGGGTGAGGATCGGGTACATCGAGTAGGTGGGGGCGAACCCCATGGCCGTGCGGCCAGGGCCGCCGAAAGCCTGCAGGATGTGCTGCAAGACCTCGTTCGAGCCGTTGGCCGCCCAGATCTGCTCGGCGCCCAGGCCGTGGCCGAGATACTGCGCGAATGCCTCGCGGAGCGTGGTGAACTCGCGATCGGGGTAGCGATTGACGTCGCGGAGCGCCCGGGCGACGGCATCCAGGATGTCGTCCGCGACCTCCGACGGAACGGGATGCGTGTTCTCGTTCACGTTGAGCGCCACGGGCAGCGGGGCCTGAGGTGCTCCATACGGGGTCATGCCCCGTAGATCGTCGCGAAGAGGCAGGTCGTCGAGGCGTACGGTCACCTCACCCATCGTAGGCGGCGGCTGCGGTGGTCATTCGCGGATCACGGATGGGAAGATCGCGACGCGTGAGGAACGGGGCGGATGCCGCGGGATACATGAGCGCCGCGAGGAGCCCGCAGTGCGCGCGGGGGCCGCTGCGAAGCCCGTCGGATGTCTCAACGCCGCCGTGAGCCGGCACGTCGTCACGCACGGGGCCGCGTCGAGCCCATCGGATGCCTCGGCGCCGCGGTGGGCCAGCAGGACGTCACGCGCGGGGTGCGCTGCCAAGCCCGTCGGACGCCTCAGCGCCGCGGTGGGCCGGCAGGACGTCTGAACGGCGCGGAAGCCGCGCGGTTGGCGCGCCGCTCGCGATCACGCGGCGGGCGCGCCGCTTGCGATGACGCGGCGGGCGTGCCGCTAGCGATGATGCGGCGGGCTTGAGGTGCGTGGGCGGCGGCTATCAGCCGGCCGGCGTGTACTCGGCGGGGATGGCGATGCGCTGCCCCGCGGCGACCGATCCGCCCGGCAGGGCGTTGAGGCGCGAGATCTCCGCGACGACGTCGCGGGGGTCGGCGCCGGGTGCCAACTCCTCCGCGATCGACCAGAGCGTTT
The DNA window shown above is from Microbacterium proteolyticum and carries:
- the hisB gene encoding imidazoleglycerol-phosphate dehydratase HisB, whose translation is MTGPSSLRTASILRETSESRVELELDLDGRGASDIQTTVPFFDHMLTAFAKHSLTDLRVRATGDTHIDAHHTVEDTSIVLGQAIRQALGDKSGIARYGDALVPLDEALAQAVVDISGRPYLVHTGEPAGFEQHLIGGHFTGSLVRHSFEAISIHAALTVHVRVLGGRDPHHIAEAEYKALARAFRQAKALDPLVDGIPSTKGAL
- a CDS encoding histidinol-phosphate transaminase → MGEVTVRLDDLPLRDDLRGMTPYGAPQAPLPVALNVNENTHPVPSEVADDILDAVARALRDVNRYPDREFTTLREAFAQYLGHGLGAEQIWAANGSNEVLQHILQAFGGPGRTAMGFAPTYSMYPILTRATGARWVAGEREHDFALSPEFAALQVREQRPDIVFLCAPNNPTGTPLRLDVVEAVYDATDGVVIVDEAYEEFAPRDEPSAVTLLAGRPRLVVSRTMSKAFAFAGARVGYLAADPAFVDALRLVRLPYHLSALTQAAATAALGHADTMLAMVDEIVAQRDRISATVSALGYTAHESWTNFVLFGGVDDPAATWRALYDRGVLIRDVGIAHHLRVSAGTEDETTAFLDALASVGSRS